A genome region from Gardnerella vaginalis includes the following:
- a CDS encoding UDP-N-acetylmuramyl peptide synthase: MNAVDEFSRTRVTLGFAAEQYGFEVIPSFASGVTITSLACDVRSVKTGCLFVPSSRVDKRQLEAARDAGAYAAMVPPEFRSEAMSVGIPLLVSSNNPITLGKLACDVNCDPSSFIATFAVAGDSDDEIYANVIRLADFLHMLGNPVGIISAAGSSSLQRELDLEYPMGIIDIQHNLSVCVEDGAAAVVIALNSATLSKDALQSVNVDVLGVESNNALAMAGSLDLYASDSSYSDPYSNTSKFDSHANHASHADDNADNHSYNKKKYDSDTTLNQNSKSQQKVESLNSDSESHSESDSVSDISSYRTSANKSDKHYENSFIKNQNDDSAIDEESMKSARPVISFYTLQQRYGFVSHERSYCVMRSRESDELAALADQIGGKDVHKHLSLSIAMVLAAGVRRGTIKSALRVSHELK; encoded by the coding sequence ATGAATGCTGTTGATGAATTTTCCAGAACCAGAGTGACGCTTGGTTTTGCTGCTGAACAGTATGGTTTTGAGGTAATTCCTTCCTTTGCATCTGGTGTGACTATTACATCATTAGCTTGTGATGTTAGAAGTGTTAAAACAGGTTGTCTTTTTGTTCCTTCATCTCGAGTAGATAAGAGACAATTAGAGGCTGCTAGAGATGCTGGAGCGTATGCTGCAATGGTTCCTCCAGAGTTTAGATCTGAAGCAATGAGTGTAGGCATTCCTCTGCTGGTATCTTCTAATAATCCAATAACTCTCGGTAAGCTAGCTTGTGATGTTAATTGCGATCCGTCATCTTTTATAGCAACTTTTGCAGTTGCAGGAGATAGTGATGATGAGATTTACGCAAATGTTATACGTTTGGCTGATTTTCTTCATATGCTCGGCAATCCAGTTGGTATTATTAGTGCAGCTGGGTCTAGCTCTCTTCAAAGAGAGTTAGATTTAGAGTATCCTATGGGAATAATTGATATACAGCATAACTTGTCTGTGTGTGTAGAAGATGGCGCTGCAGCTGTTGTAATAGCATTAAATTCTGCAACTCTTAGTAAAGATGCATTGCAGTCTGTTAACGTTGATGTCCTTGGAGTTGAAAGCAATAATGCTTTAGCAATGGCTGGAAGCCTTGACTTATATGCAAGCGACTCTTCTTATTCTGATCCTTACTCTAATACTTCAAAATTTGATAGTCATGCAAATCATGCAAGTCATGCAGATGATAATGCAGATAATCATTCATATAATAAAAAGAAGTATGATTCTGATACTACATTAAATCAGAATTCAAAATCGCAGCAAAAAGTCGAATCACTTAATTCCGATAGTGAATCTCATAGTGAATCCGATAGCGTATCTGATATTTCTTCTTATAGAACTTCTGCTAATAAATCTGATAAACATTACGAAAATAGTTTTATCAAAAATCAAAATGATGATTCCGCTATAGATGAAGAAAGTATGAAGTCCGCGCGACCAGTAATAAGTTTTTATACTCTTCAACAACGTTATGGGTTTGTAAGTCATGAAAGATCTTATTGCGTTATGCGTTCCCGTGAATCAGATGAGTTAGCTGCTTTAGCAGATCAGATTGGTGGCAAGGATGTTCACAAACATCTTTCTCTTTCAATAGCGATGGTTCTTGCAGCTGGAGTTAGAAGAGGAACTATTAAAAGCGCGTTACGAGTGTCTCATGAATTAAAGTAG
- the lexA gene encoding transcriptional repressor LexA, with translation MNINTNEISDSAAHNTEPLTDRQRKIMDAIQNCLEEHGFPPSFREIGEAVGLRSPSSVKHQLRALEMKGLIRISANKGRAIEVIGDFLKKNKEKAHTLITKSAVDVSIYNNDSLIHSHDVPLVGRIAAGTPITAEQHVEDVMRLPERLTGSGNLFMLEVHGDSMIDAAICDGDYVVVREQNEATNGDIVAALLDNEATVKTFRKDNGHVWLMPHNPAYSPIDGSHAKIMGKVVTILRKI, from the coding sequence ATGAATATCAACACAAACGAGATTAGTGATTCCGCGGCGCACAACACAGAACCGCTAACAGATCGTCAGCGCAAAATCATGGATGCCATACAAAATTGCCTTGAAGAACATGGATTTCCTCCATCATTTAGAGAAATAGGCGAAGCTGTAGGCTTAAGAAGTCCTTCTTCCGTAAAACATCAATTGCGAGCCTTAGAAATGAAAGGACTAATAAGAATAAGCGCCAATAAAGGGCGTGCCATTGAGGTTATTGGAGATTTCTTAAAGAAAAATAAGGAGAAAGCTCATACACTGATTACAAAATCAGCAGTAGACGTGAGCATATACAACAACGACTCATTGATTCACTCACACGATGTACCACTTGTTGGGAGAATTGCAGCTGGAACACCTATAACAGCAGAGCAACACGTTGAAGATGTTATGAGATTGCCAGAAAGACTTACTGGAAGCGGAAATCTATTTATGCTAGAAGTGCATGGAGATTCAATGATCGATGCAGCAATCTGCGATGGAGATTACGTTGTTGTACGAGAACAAAATGAAGCAACAAATGGAGATATAGTTGCCGCACTGCTAGATAATGAGGCTACTGTAAAAACGTTTAGAAAAGACAATGGTCACGTCTGGCTTATGCCACACAATCCAGCGTATTCACCTATTGATGGATCACATGCAAAAATAATGGGTAAAGTTGTTACTATCTTAAGAAAAATTTAA
- the rsmH gene encoding 16S rRNA (cytosine(1402)-N(4))-methyltransferase RsmH, translating to MKDLSTIHAPVLLDDCVNLVSPALNHKNSVVVDCTLGLAGHATAFLKAAPLATLVGIDRDGEALELATKRMREEGLDERFIPVHAAFDEVDKVLEDLAIYHIDAAFMDLGLSSLQIDEEDRGFSYSHNTALDMRMDTTQSITAATILATYDSHKLANIFREYGQERFSGPIARKIVQVREETPITTSGQLVELVDNVIPRSHRAPGNPAKRVFQALRIEVNGELDKLARTLPKLALRLNQGGRIVVESYHSLEDIAVKRFMNNGLEVDVPANMPIIPADAQPFFKSLTRGAVKASKEEIANNTRSSSVRLRAVELIRDIPERWIKEFESISKGIEESSNSSTIRFAHKKGGRF from the coding sequence ATGAAGGACTTATCTACAATACACGCACCAGTATTGCTCGACGATTGTGTAAATCTAGTATCTCCAGCGTTAAACCACAAGAATTCTGTTGTTGTGGATTGCACGCTGGGTCTTGCTGGTCATGCAACAGCTTTTCTTAAAGCGGCTCCTCTTGCAACGCTTGTAGGCATAGACAGAGATGGCGAAGCTCTTGAGCTAGCTACGAAAAGAATGCGTGAAGAAGGATTAGACGAACGTTTTATTCCAGTACATGCAGCATTTGATGAAGTCGACAAAGTTCTTGAAGATTTAGCAATCTACCATATTGATGCAGCATTTATGGATTTGGGACTTTCTAGCTTGCAAATAGACGAAGAAGATAGAGGATTCTCATATTCTCACAACACTGCATTAGATATGAGAATGGACACTACACAAAGCATAACAGCTGCGACTATTCTCGCGACTTATGATTCGCATAAGCTTGCGAATATTTTCCGAGAATATGGTCAAGAGCGTTTTTCTGGTCCAATAGCTCGCAAAATTGTTCAAGTTCGTGAAGAGACTCCGATTACCACATCTGGTCAGCTGGTTGAATTAGTTGATAACGTCATTCCTCGTTCTCATCGTGCTCCAGGAAACCCAGCTAAGAGAGTTTTCCAAGCTCTTCGCATTGAGGTTAATGGAGAATTAGACAAGCTTGCTAGGACACTACCAAAGTTGGCTCTGCGTTTAAATCAAGGTGGCAGGATTGTTGTTGAATCTTATCATTCGCTAGAAGATATTGCGGTTAAAAGATTCATGAACAATGGCTTAGAAGTAGATGTTCCAGCGAATATGCCTATTATTCCAGCAGATGCACAGCCTTTCTTTAAGTCGCTAACTAGAGGAGCTGTAAAAGCATCTAAGGAAGAAATAGCAAATAATACTAGGTCTTCGTCTGTTCGCTTGCGTGCAGTGGAACTGATTCGAGATATTCCAGAACGTTGGATTAAGGAATTTGAATCTATTTCTAAAGGTATTGAAGAATCATCTAATTCTTCGACTATACGATTTGCACATAAAAAAGGGGGTAGGTTCTAA
- a CDS encoding HelD family protein, translated as MSTYSSQLSEEQQAVDCAYGRLDDLRSTVRTRLDAVRAAGSHGSPTQRTERDSFATMYEDRLTQLRAVEDRLVFGRLDDREGTRHYIGRIGLLSENHDPILTDWRAEAARPFYEATPRHHGNIVMRRHITLKFREVVGVEDEILDIHADEVNKASKQGTLTGEGALLASLGSRRTGKMTDIVATIQAEQDRIIRAPLDHTIVVQGGPGTGKTAVALHRAAYLLYTHRRKLEKSGVLIVGPSSAFLRYIDQVLPSLGETGVVSRTISDLIPNVHAVAEDTPHAAKLKGMYRMKNVIQNAVCARIRVPKDLPTLRINGFAVQLKKEDIELAQSDAQRTHQPHNQARKTFVKSVISSLRNRYLEQLDYTPSQSEISDITSQLRMEEKLKITLNLAWLPMTATWLIDQLFSKPEQLRIYAPWLSEDDICVLTRPKGSPLTRSDIPLLDEAMELLGADPKVEAQNAANARKKLEEQQYASETLAQNGIGNGIVTADMLIENIQGDDTSMVANLAASDREWTYGHVVVDEAQELTAMDWRMLIRRCPSRSFTIVGDVAQTSALGGTHHWQKNMSSLFGDANWDLYELTINYRNPKEVSDAAGKVANNSGLYISTVNAVRSVPDSLVTHTLKHQDELDRTLSKYCIDLFKEFVSEDGSGRVAIIVPNELLDHTDKIVKDTLRKNLSDKEYNRILQQNSDDSQISVCTPEDVKGLEYDAVILMQPSKIEQEAASMLTAAANLYVAMTRPTQRLVILRTQDDADFSK; from the coding sequence ATGTCTACGTACTCCTCACAACTTAGCGAAGAACAACAAGCAGTTGATTGCGCTTACGGACGCTTAGATGACTTGCGCTCTACGGTTCGTACAAGACTTGACGCTGTACGAGCTGCAGGATCACACGGTTCGCCTACTCAGCGCACCGAACGTGATTCATTTGCAACAATGTATGAGGATCGGTTAACTCAACTTAGAGCCGTAGAAGACAGGCTTGTGTTTGGAAGACTTGACGATCGCGAAGGAACAAGACACTACATAGGTAGGATTGGTCTACTCAGTGAAAATCACGATCCTATTCTTACAGATTGGCGAGCAGAAGCTGCGCGACCATTCTATGAGGCGACGCCACGTCACCATGGAAACATCGTTATGCGTAGGCATATAACTCTTAAATTCCGCGAGGTTGTTGGAGTTGAAGACGAGATTCTTGATATTCATGCAGACGAGGTAAACAAGGCTTCTAAGCAGGGAACTCTAACAGGCGAAGGTGCTTTACTAGCTTCACTAGGTTCTCGTAGAACTGGAAAAATGACGGATATTGTTGCAACTATTCAAGCTGAACAAGACCGCATTATTCGCGCTCCTCTTGACCATACTATTGTTGTACAAGGTGGACCTGGTACTGGCAAAACCGCTGTAGCATTGCACAGGGCAGCATATCTTCTTTATACACATCGTAGAAAACTTGAAAAATCAGGCGTTCTGATTGTAGGACCAAGCTCGGCATTCTTAAGATATATAGATCAAGTTTTGCCTTCTTTGGGTGAAACTGGTGTTGTAAGTAGAACAATTTCTGATTTGATCCCAAATGTTCATGCTGTTGCAGAAGATACTCCACATGCGGCAAAGCTTAAGGGAATGTATCGCATGAAAAACGTTATTCAGAACGCTGTTTGTGCAAGAATACGTGTTCCTAAAGATTTACCAACGCTACGCATAAACGGGTTTGCTGTGCAACTCAAAAAAGAGGATATTGAGCTTGCACAATCAGATGCTCAACGAACACACCAACCTCATAATCAGGCTCGCAAAACTTTCGTAAAGTCAGTTATAAGTTCACTTAGAAATAGATACCTAGAACAGTTAGATTACACTCCTTCGCAGTCTGAAATATCCGATATTACATCGCAGCTTCGTATGGAAGAGAAACTTAAGATTACTCTGAATCTTGCTTGGCTCCCTATGACTGCCACGTGGCTTATTGACCAGCTGTTTTCTAAACCTGAACAACTTCGCATATATGCTCCTTGGTTAAGTGAAGACGATATTTGTGTATTAACTAGACCAAAAGGTAGTCCTCTAACTCGCTCTGATATACCGCTTCTTGATGAGGCTATGGAGCTTCTAGGTGCAGATCCAAAAGTTGAGGCACAAAATGCTGCAAATGCTCGCAAAAAGCTCGAGGAGCAGCAATACGCTTCTGAAACACTTGCTCAAAATGGCATTGGAAATGGAATCGTTACCGCAGATATGCTCATAGAGAACATTCAAGGTGACGATACAAGCATGGTAGCCAATCTTGCTGCGTCAGATAGAGAGTGGACTTATGGTCATGTGGTTGTAGATGAAGCTCAAGAGCTTACAGCAATGGATTGGCGAATGCTAATCCGCCGCTGCCCTTCTAGATCATTTACAATCGTTGGTGATGTTGCTCAAACATCCGCTTTAGGTGGAACGCATCATTGGCAAAAGAATATGAGCTCACTGTTTGGAGACGCAAACTGGGATCTTTACGAGTTGACCATTAATTATCGTAACCCTAAAGAAGTTTCAGATGCTGCAGGAAAAGTGGCAAACAACTCTGGATTGTACATTTCCACAGTTAATGCTGTACGATCTGTTCCTGATTCTCTTGTTACCCATACACTTAAGCATCAAGATGAACTAGATAGAACACTTTCAAAATATTGCATTGATTTGTTTAAAGAATTCGTATCAGAAGATGGAAGTGGTCGCGTAGCGATAATAGTTCCTAATGAACTATTAGACCATACTGATAAAATCGTTAAAGATACTCTTCGTAAAAATCTTTCCGATAAAGAATACAATCGTATACTTCAACAGAATTCAGACGATAGTCAGATTAGCGTTTGCACGCCTGAAGACGTTAAAGGATTAGAATACGATGCCGTAATTCTGATGCAACCTTCTAAAATAGAACAAGAGGCAGCATCTATGCTTACAGCAGCAGCAAATCTGTACGTTGCTATGACAAGACCAACACAGCGATTAGTCATCTTGCGCACACAAGATGATGCTGATTTTTCAAAATAA
- a CDS encoding peptidoglycan D,D-transpeptidase FtsI family protein, with protein MSRQIKQRFAKYSGKVNGVVNSIKDKVNRTSNSSGFSKTSKSLKDGISRVFSLLKLIKRKSQFTRFKKASTYNANSYEAYGSYNRSAANKTAAMNSTVFAKKCVIVAIIFAFVATCAIVKLSFIQLINARSTAQAAQAERIRTKPILARRGRILDTNGSVLAQSVERYNIIADPMNAQAFKPTPCTKQTAGNCHSINGKDVEGTGAVAVARLLAPILHMSSVEIGGKISGLGRYAVIKRNVKPSVKRAIDKLNLSGCVYAENSSERVYSSGPILGALIGSVKDAEESSRPEAKGRRGEIGESGLELSQDKVLTGTDGYQKYQGNNVGNEKIPGTVSEYKDAVNGNDIKLTIDSDVDWYVKKVLLDGMKQYKAGWGIAVVQDIRTGEILALEDTDDIKAGSSAARASVSKAVGQIFEPGSIGKVFAMAGMVQSGARQLSDKFSVPGTIDKQGQVFHDSHSHGIERLTLAGILKESSNVGMILAGEKYPNNKRYEFLSKFGIGQYTGLGLQGESPGLLPSVQAWDGRKQNTVLFGQGYATNALQITNAIATIANKGVRLQQSIIKSVIDPHGRVSEHKRPQATRVLDEHVASQMLNAMESTAESYKNFISINGYRVAAKSGTAEVAGFGGGLSSIVADCAGVIPVDNPRFAITVALSNPQGTFGVVAAAPLLKAIGEFLMQKYDVPVSTPRSNPIAVEW; from the coding sequence ATGAGCCGCCAAATCAAGCAACGTTTCGCCAAATATTCAGGCAAAGTTAATGGAGTTGTTAATTCTATTAAAGACAAAGTTAATAGAACAAGCAATTCCAGTGGATTTTCAAAAACCAGTAAGTCTCTAAAAGATGGTATTAGTCGCGTTTTTAGCTTACTGAAGCTGATTAAAAGAAAATCGCAATTTACAAGGTTTAAAAAGGCCAGCACATACAATGCGAATTCTTATGAGGCTTACGGATCCTATAATCGGTCTGCTGCTAATAAGACTGCTGCGATGAATAGCACAGTTTTTGCAAAGAAGTGCGTAATTGTTGCAATTATTTTTGCGTTTGTTGCAACATGTGCAATAGTAAAACTTAGTTTTATACAGCTTATTAATGCTCGTTCTACTGCTCAGGCGGCTCAAGCAGAACGTATTAGGACAAAACCAATTCTTGCTAGAAGAGGTCGTATTTTAGATACAAACGGTTCAGTTCTTGCTCAAAGTGTTGAAAGATACAATATAATTGCTGATCCTATGAATGCGCAGGCGTTTAAACCTACTCCTTGCACAAAACAAACTGCTGGTAATTGTCATTCGATTAATGGTAAGGATGTTGAAGGTACTGGTGCCGTGGCGGTGGCACGTCTTTTAGCTCCAATTCTTCATATGAGCTCTGTTGAAATCGGCGGAAAGATTTCTGGATTGGGTCGTTACGCAGTTATCAAGAGGAATGTGAAGCCTTCTGTTAAGCGTGCAATTGACAAACTCAACCTTTCTGGTTGTGTTTATGCAGAAAACAGTAGTGAACGAGTGTATTCAAGTGGTCCTATTTTGGGTGCCCTAATTGGTTCTGTCAAAGATGCCGAAGAAAGCTCTAGACCAGAGGCAAAGGGTAGAAGAGGCGAAATAGGTGAATCTGGATTAGAGCTTTCGCAAGATAAAGTTTTAACTGGTACAGATGGATATCAAAAGTATCAGGGAAACAATGTTGGAAATGAGAAAATTCCTGGCACTGTTAGCGAATATAAAGATGCTGTAAATGGTAATGACATAAAGTTAACCATTGACAGCGATGTAGATTGGTACGTTAAAAAAGTTCTTCTTGACGGAATGAAGCAGTACAAAGCTGGATGGGGAATTGCTGTTGTTCAGGATATTCGCACTGGTGAGATTCTTGCGTTAGAAGATACTGACGATATTAAAGCTGGTTCTTCAGCTGCTAGAGCATCTGTTTCTAAAGCGGTTGGCCAGATCTTTGAGCCAGGTTCTATAGGCAAAGTGTTTGCCATGGCTGGAATGGTTCAATCTGGTGCGCGTCAACTCAGCGACAAATTCTCAGTTCCAGGGACAATAGACAAACAAGGTCAGGTTTTCCATGATTCTCACAGTCATGGTATTGAACGTTTAACATTAGCTGGAATTTTAAAGGAATCTTCTAATGTTGGCATGATTTTAGCTGGCGAAAAATATCCTAATAACAAGCGTTATGAGTTTTTGTCTAAGTTTGGAATTGGGCAATATACTGGTTTAGGTTTACAAGGTGAATCTCCTGGTCTTCTTCCAAGCGTACAAGCATGGGATGGTCGTAAGCAAAACACTGTTTTGTTTGGTCAGGGTTATGCCACTAACGCTTTGCAAATTACTAATGCTATTGCGACTATTGCGAACAAGGGTGTAAGGCTCCAACAGTCAATAATCAAATCTGTAATAGATCCTCATGGACGTGTTTCAGAGCACAAGAGACCTCAGGCAACTCGCGTTTTGGATGAACATGTAGCATCGCAAATGTTGAATGCTATGGAAAGCACAGCGGAATCTTACAAGAACTTTATATCAATTAATGGATACCGTGTTGCTGCTAAGAGTGGTACTGCAGAAGTAGCGGGATTCGGTGGAGGATTAAGTTCTATCGTTGCAGATTGTGCTGGAGTCATTCCTGTGGATAATCCACGATTTGCTATTACAGTGGCATTAAGTAATCCTCAGGGAACTTTCGGCGTTGTTGCAGCAGCACCTCTTTTGAAAGCAATTGGAGAATTCTTGATGCAAAAGTATGATGTTCCAGTTTCTACTCCTCGTAGCAACCCTATTGCTGTAGAATGGTGA
- the nrdR gene encoding transcriptional regulator NrdR, which yields MHCPFCKNSDTKVIDTRISEDGYSIRRRRECQMCGNRFTTVETTQLLVMKRSGSIEPFDRAKVVAGVGKACQGRPIDSEALKTLGMEVEADLRARGLAQVTSEEVGKAILKPLRELDEVAYLRFASVYQNFAGLKDFEQAIEDLKKSKQ from the coding sequence ATGCATTGTCCTTTTTGTAAGAATTCCGATACTAAGGTTATCGATACGCGAATTAGTGAAGATGGATATTCGATTCGTCGCAGACGTGAATGCCAGATGTGTGGCAACCGCTTTACGACAGTTGAAACTACTCAGTTGCTCGTTATGAAACGATCTGGTTCAATTGAGCCATTCGACCGAGCAAAGGTGGTTGCTGGTGTAGGAAAAGCTTGCCAGGGTAGACCTATAGACTCTGAAGCTTTAAAGACGTTGGGAATGGAAGTTGAAGCTGATTTGCGTGCTCGCGGATTAGCGCAGGTTACATCTGAAGAAGTTGGAAAAGCAATATTGAAACCATTGCGAGAACTGGATGAAGTAGCTTATCTTCGTTTTGCTAGTGTATATCAGAACTTCGCTGGCTTGAAAGATTTTGAACAAGCCATTGAGGATCTTAAAAAGAGTAAGCAATAA
- a CDS encoding UDP-N-acetylmuramoyl-tripeptide--D-alanyl-D-alanine ligase, with translation MQNKTLGNNTTTNNMRMMPMSVREVAAAVNGRLFIGGCLVKENHSITSEKFCITDNDVVISDNDVVIYATSDSRKVVDSSIFVAIPGDRVDGHDFVQKAAELGAKIAIVEHFVKLDESNNSKIAQIVVKNSVEALGLLAKHNLERRRALNTPFSIIGITGSVGKTTTKDMLKALLSTLGNTVAPIGSFNNEIGLPLTSLQVNENTRFLIAEMGANHVGEIAKLTTIAPPDLAVVLKVGVAHLGEFGSVERIAQAKSEIVRGLVAHGIAILNADDFRVSAMRSLADQDKLRWFGKNTNTEGDFDASNNGNYQLSASDISLDEMGCAEFVLNEKNEDKFKNSVRVHLAIQGQHNVMNAMAASNVARYFGMNLESIAKVLHEVSHISPHRMQLSKISNNNNVFTLIDDSFNANPDSMKAGIDGLCSYENHDLHDLNVNAEEDLTSKKNNIFRIAVLGSMLELGSNENNMHESIGEYVAKHNIDALIAVGSKFDKKLDELAGCIYKGAKDNWQNKSLDVENGVYFVHDCTEADNVVWNLVAAHSSSVVLLKGSHASGLSVLAERWSKLNESLNEHTEVNL, from the coding sequence ATGCAAAATAAGACTTTGGGCAATAATACAACGACCAATAATATGCGTATGATGCCTATGAGTGTTAGAGAAGTAGCTGCTGCGGTTAATGGCAGACTTTTTATAGGTGGTTGTTTAGTAAAAGAAAACCATAGTATTACTTCTGAGAAATTTTGCATAACAGATAATGATGTTGTTATTTCAGATAATGATGTTGTTATTTATGCAACAAGTGATTCTCGTAAAGTTGTGGATTCTTCCATATTTGTAGCAATACCAGGCGATCGTGTTGATGGTCATGATTTTGTTCAAAAAGCTGCAGAACTTGGTGCAAAAATTGCAATAGTGGAGCATTTTGTAAAGTTAGATGAGTCTAATAATAGTAAAATTGCTCAAATAGTTGTTAAAAATTCGGTTGAAGCTCTTGGACTTTTAGCAAAACACAATCTTGAGCGTCGCCGCGCGTTAAATACACCGTTTAGTATTATCGGCATAACTGGTTCAGTAGGAAAAACCACTACAAAAGATATGCTCAAGGCTCTTCTTTCAACGCTCGGTAACACTGTTGCGCCAATTGGATCTTTTAATAATGAAATTGGTTTGCCATTAACATCTTTGCAAGTAAATGAAAACACGAGATTCCTTATTGCAGAAATGGGAGCAAATCATGTTGGCGAAATCGCAAAACTGACCACAATAGCTCCTCCTGATTTAGCTGTTGTATTGAAGGTGGGTGTTGCGCATTTAGGTGAGTTTGGTTCTGTAGAAAGAATTGCTCAGGCAAAAAGTGAGATTGTTAGAGGTCTTGTTGCACACGGAATAGCAATTTTAAATGCTGATGATTTTCGAGTATCTGCAATGCGTTCTTTAGCTGATCAAGATAAATTGCGTTGGTTTGGTAAAAACACCAATACGGAAGGTGATTTTGACGCATCTAACAATGGCAATTACCAATTGTCTGCAAGTGATATTTCATTAGATGAAATGGGTTGTGCAGAATTTGTTCTTAATGAGAAGAATGAGGATAAGTTTAAAAACTCAGTTAGAGTCCATCTTGCTATACAGGGACAGCATAATGTTATGAATGCAATGGCTGCTTCTAATGTGGCAAGATATTTTGGAATGAATCTTGAGAGTATTGCTAAAGTTTTGCATGAAGTTTCGCATATTAGTCCGCATAGAATGCAGCTTTCTAAAATTTCTAACAATAATAATGTTTTTACGCTTATTGACGATTCATTCAATGCAAACCCTGATTCCATGAAGGCTGGAATTGATGGATTGTGTTCTTATGAAAATCATGACTTACATGATTTAAACGTTAATGCTGAAGAAGATCTAACAAGTAAAAAGAATAATATTTTTAGAATAGCAGTTCTTGGATCTATGTTAGAGCTTGGTTCTAATGAGAATAATATGCATGAATCAATAGGCGAATATGTTGCAAAGCATAATATTGATGCGCTAATAGCTGTTGGTTCTAAGTTTGATAAAAAATTAGATGAACTAGCTGGTTGCATTTATAAAGGTGCTAAAGATAATTGGCAGAATAAGAGCCTTGATGTTGAAAATGGCGTATATTTTGTTCATGATTGCACTGAGGCGGATAACGTTGTGTGGAACCTTGTGGCCGCGCATTCGAGTAGTGTTGTGTTATTGAAGGGGTCTCATGCTTCAGGCTTGAGCGTGTTAGCTGAACGCTGGTCTAAACTTAATGAGAGTCTTAATGAACATACGGAGGTTAACCTGTGA
- the mraZ gene encoding division/cell wall cluster transcriptional repressor MraZ, which yields MARNNADDNAQNKANSSFMHAQNLSDSDSQNIAQANAQEMHMPMQNPQAYAQPYYVMPQMYQPQQIPPMQQIPFAQPISQAPYSAFNSTPLPNNEDSRGNGISNQNQQQNQTPILLGTYAPKIDGKGRVALPAKFRSQLGNGFVMARGQERCVYVLPMQEFQRITTQIQRTSMSNKSARDYLRVFLSGAVDQEPDKQGRIVVPPMLRDYANLGDEIVVIGVGTRAEIWNKSAWNEYLADREQDYADIADDVLPAVIQ from the coding sequence ATGGCTCGTAATAATGCGGATGATAATGCGCAGAATAAAGCCAATTCCTCCTTTATGCATGCTCAAAATCTCTCTGACAGTGATTCACAAAATATTGCTCAAGCTAATGCTCAGGAAATGCATATGCCAATGCAAAATCCTCAAGCGTACGCTCAGCCTTATTATGTGATGCCACAGATGTATCAGCCACAGCAGATTCCGCCAATGCAGCAGATTCCTTTTGCGCAACCCATTAGCCAGGCTCCATATTCGGCTTTTAATTCCACTCCTTTACCGAATAATGAAGATTCTCGTGGTAATGGCATAAGCAATCAGAATCAGCAACAGAATCAAACCCCAATTCTTCTTGGTACATATGCTCCAAAAATTGATGGAAAAGGTCGTGTAGCTTTACCAGCGAAATTTAGATCTCAATTAGGGAATGGTTTTGTTATGGCGCGCGGTCAGGAACGTTGCGTATACGTACTGCCAATGCAAGAGTTTCAACGTATTACAACGCAGATTCAGCGCACATCTATGAGCAATAAGTCTGCAAGAGACTATTTGCGAGTGTTTCTTTCTGGCGCTGTAGATCAAGAACCAGATAAGCAGGGACGCATAGTAGTTCCACCAATGTTAAGAGATTACGCAAATCTTGGAGACGAGATTGTTGTAATTGGTGTTGGCACTCGCGCAGAAATATGGAATAAGTCTGCTTGGAACGAATACCTTGCAGATCGTGAGCAAGATTATGCAGATATTGCAGATGATGTTCTTCCGGCGGTGATCCAATGA
- a CDS encoding LysM peptidoglycan-binding domain-containing protein yields the protein MYKRSKATGALYSQFANNGTCVDKTCLKRNKHSKSFIRFIVFVALVCFAWIIFTPKPAVSAVSKSFVTYTVRPGDTLWSYAKTITNKDGNISDSVDYLMQINNLDSADLEIGQSIKVPFIDD from the coding sequence ATGTATAAGAGATCAAAAGCAACTGGTGCTTTATATAGTCAGTTTGCGAACAACGGTACTTGCGTAGATAAAACCTGTTTAAAGCGAAATAAGCATAGTAAATCTTTTATTAGATTTATTGTTTTTGTTGCTTTAGTGTGTTTTGCGTGGATTATTTTTACTCCAAAGCCAGCAGTTTCTGCAGTGTCAAAATCTTTTGTAACATACACTGTTCGTCCTGGAGATACTTTATGGAGTTATGCAAAAACTATAACAAACAAAGACGGTAATATTTCTGATTCTGTAGATTATCTCATGCAAATTAATAATTTAGATTCAGCAGATTTAGAAATAGGTCAGTCTATAAAAGTGCCGTTTATAGACGATTAA